The segment ATATGAATTCATTGAATTTACTGATTCACATATCATAATTAATGGTGAAAAACTTATATCGCACAATATTGATATTAAAAAATTGAGTGCTTCTAAATGGTACAATGACGCAAATCAACTTTTTGTACTAGGAGACAATTCTTTGGATAGTTATGACAGTAAAAATTTTGGGCCCATCAATATCAATTGGATCAAATATAAGATTATTGCAAAATTATGGCCTCTAGGAAAACTAAATGCTCATTGAGAAATGACTTTTTATCCAAAAAACAAATACTAAAAGTGTTAAAGCACATACAGCAGCACTCAAGATTATAGTATCATTAGCAGCAAGTAATACTAAATCCGAATTTATATTTTCAACTTGGGTATTTTGTATAGAGGATTGATTATAATGGGCTAATCTAGAACCAAAAATACCACTAGAAAAAGCTATACCTATTGCTAAACCTGTTTGCCTAGCAGTTGCAATAGAAGCAGAAGCCATACCCAAACGATCTTGGGGTACAGAGTTCACCACAGCTGTATTATTTGCAGGATCAAAAAGACCAAATGCAATGCTGGCTAAAGCTAAAACTAGACCAATTTCTAAAGATGCTCCATATCTTATAGCAAATGATAATAATATCAAACTAATTATCAATAATATTACACTTAAAAAAATTAGAATTTTTGAACCGATAATATCAGTTAATCTACCAGCAATCGGAGCGATTGCAATTCTCACTAATGAAAAAATACTCAATAAAAAACCAGAAAAAACGATACTATATCCCATACCAT is part of the SAR202 cluster bacterium genome and harbors:
- the lepB gene encoding signal peptidase I, giving the protein MLNIYKYIQYKILKVDGQSMSPCLNTNDIVLGKYSLKLFRNNLICFNLPSNTNKLYIKRIIGLPYEFIEFTDSHIIINGEKLISHNIDIKKLSASKWYNDANQLFVLGDNSLDSYDSKNFGPININWIKYKIIAKLWPLGKLNAH